Part of the Cellulomonas hominis genome, CGGGTAGTCCGCGATCTTCGGCCGGGCGGCCGACATCGCGGCGACGAGCGAGGACTTGCCCGCGCTCGGGAAGCCCACGAGGGCGACGTCGGCGATCGTCTTGAGCTCGAGCACGACGTCCCGGGCCTCGCCCGGCTCGCCCAGCAGCGCGAAGCCCGGGGCCTTGCGGCGCGGCGAGGACAGCGCGGCGTTGCCCAGCCCCCCGTGCCCGCCCTCGGCCACGACGAACGTGGCGCCGGTGCCGACCAGGTCCGCGAGCACCTCGCCGTCGGGGGACTTCACGACGGTGCCGTCGGGCACGGGCAGCACGAGGTCCTGCCCGGTGGAGCCCTGCCGGTGGTCGCCCATGCCCTGGGTGCCCGACGGCGCGTGCCGGTGCGGCGCGTGGTGGTAGTCGAGCAGCGTGGTCACCTGCGGGTCGACGACGAGCACGACGCTGCCGCCGTTCCCGCCGTTGCCCCCGTCGGGGCCGGCGAGCGGCTTGAACTTCTCGCGGTGGATGGACGCGCAGCCGTGGCCGCCGTCACCGCCGCTGGCGTGGAGGACGACTCGGTCGACGAACGCGGCCATGCTGGGTGGTTCCTTCCTACGGCGAAGGGGCGCACCGCGTCGTGCGGTGCGCCCCTCCGGCGAACGTGCGGTGCGGCGGTGTCAGCCCGCCGTCACGATGTCGATGACCTTGCGGCCACGACGGGTCCCGAACTGCACCGAGCCGGCGGCCAGGGCGAAGAGCGTGTCGTCGCCGCCACGGCCGACGTTCACGCCGGGGTGGAAGTGGGTGCCGCGCTGGCGGACGATGATCTCGCCGGCGTTGACGACCTGGCCACCGAAGCGCTTGACGCCGAGGCGCTGGGCGTTCGAGTCGCGACCGTTGCGCGAGGAGCTCGCGCCCTTCTTGTGTGCCATCTCAGGCCTGCTTTCCTGCGGTGCTGTCTACGGGTGGGTCACGGGCCGGGGGCCCGCGGGGTCACTTGATGCCGGTGACCTTGAGGCGGGTCAGCTGCTGACGGTGGCCCTGGCGACGCCGGTAGCCCGTCTTGTTCTTGTACCGCAGGATGTCGATCTTCGGGCCCTTCTCGTCCCGGACGACCTCCGCGGTGACCTTCACCTTGGCCAGCGCCGCGGCGTCCGAGGTCACGGCCGTGCCGTCGACCAGCAGGAGCGCGGGCAGCTCGACCGTCGCGCCGGCCTCCGCCGCGAGGCGGTCGACGACGACGACGTCGCCGACGGCGACCTTCTCCTGACGGCCGCCGGCCTTCACGATCGCGTACACCACGTTGCTGCTCATCTCTGCTCGTCGAACTTCAGGTTCTGGGGGCGTCCCGCCTCGGGCCGGGTCCCGGCGCGCCACCGCGGTGGCAGCGGAACACGGGAGCGTCGGCGCCGCAGGGGCGGTACGCGCGAACGGTGCTCTCCGACGAGACCCGTTCGAACGGTCCCCATCAGAACGCACCGACGTTCAAGGATACGCAAGCCCCTCGCCGGGGGTCAAACTCGCCCGCTCCCCCACCCCGCGCGGGCGGCGGGCGCCGAGGTCGTCGGTTGCGCGCATCCGACCGGGTGCGCAACCGACGACCTCGGGCGGAA contains:
- the rpmA gene encoding 50S ribosomal protein L27, whose product is MAHKKGASSSRNGRDSNAQRLGVKRFGGQVVNAGEIIVRQRGTHFHPGVNVGRGGDDTLFALAAGSVQFGTRRGRKVIDIVTAG
- the rplU gene encoding 50S ribosomal protein L21, which encodes MVYAIVKAGGRQEKVAVGDVVVVDRLAAEAGATVELPALLLVDGTAVTSDAAALAKVKVTAEVVRDEKGPKIDILRYKNKTGYRRRQGHRQQLTRLKVTGIK